A DNA window from Coffea arabica cultivar ET-39 chromosome 6c, Coffea Arabica ET-39 HiFi, whole genome shotgun sequence contains the following coding sequences:
- the LOC140008405 gene encoding uncharacterized protein isoform X2, protein MMRLLLSKTASTRNSLHFSQFNSQRGMHSRNKKAMEFIAKGWNALKEVDRVIDYCDLNDHRLIPMLRTAKENFELALEADNSNTHARYWLSKLHLKYHAPGACKAIGAALLVEAADMGDKDAQYELGCRLRVENDYVQSDQQAFYYLEKAVDQLHPGALYLLGAVYLTGDCVKKDVASAIWCFHRASERGHAGAAIAYGSLLLRGGYLSQTFE, encoded by the exons ATGATGAGATTACTGCTCTCAAAGACGGCTTCTACAAGGAATAGCCTTCATTTTTCCCAGTTCAATTCTCAA AGAGGCATGCATAGTAGAAACAAGAAAGCAATGGAGTTCATTGCCAAAGGATGGAATGCTCTGAAGGAAGTTGATAGAGTGATAGATTATTGTGATCTTAATGACCACCGTCTCATCCCTATGCTTAGG ACAGCAAAGGAGAACTTTGAATTGGCCCTAGAGGCTGACAACTCAAACACCCATGCAAGATATTGGTTGTCAAAACTGCATCTGAAATATCATGCCCCTGGTGCATGTAAAGCTAT AGGAGCTGCTTTGTTAGTGGAAGCTGCTGACATGGGTGATAAAGATGCGCAATATGAATTAGGTTGCCGACTCAGAGTTGAG AATGACTATGTTCAATCAGATCAACAGGCTTTCTACTATTTAGAGAAGGCAGTCGACCAG TTGCATCCAGGTGCTCTTTACCTCTTAGGTGCTGTCTATTTGACTGGAGATTGTGTGAAGAAAGATGTTGCATCTGCTATATGGTGTTTCCATAGGGCTTCTGAGAGG GGTCATGCTGGAGCCGCCATAGCGTATGGGTCCCTGCTTCTTAGAG GAGGTTATTTGTCGCAAACATTTGAGTAA
- the LOC140008405 gene encoding uncharacterized protein isoform X1 produces MMRLLLSKTASTRNSLHFSQFNSQRGMHSRNKKAMEFIAKGWNALKEVDRVIDYCDLNDHRLIPMLRTAKENFELALEADNSNTHARYWLSKLHLKYHAPGACKAIGAALLVEAADMGDKDAQYELGCRLRVENDYVQSDQQAFYYLEKAVDQLHPGALYLLGAVYLTGDCVKKDVASAIWCFHRASERGHAGAAIAYGSLLLRGKMPLFFFSLVL; encoded by the exons ATGATGAGATTACTGCTCTCAAAGACGGCTTCTACAAGGAATAGCCTTCATTTTTCCCAGTTCAATTCTCAA AGAGGCATGCATAGTAGAAACAAGAAAGCAATGGAGTTCATTGCCAAAGGATGGAATGCTCTGAAGGAAGTTGATAGAGTGATAGATTATTGTGATCTTAATGACCACCGTCTCATCCCTATGCTTAGG ACAGCAAAGGAGAACTTTGAATTGGCCCTAGAGGCTGACAACTCAAACACCCATGCAAGATATTGGTTGTCAAAACTGCATCTGAAATATCATGCCCCTGGTGCATGTAAAGCTAT AGGAGCTGCTTTGTTAGTGGAAGCTGCTGACATGGGTGATAAAGATGCGCAATATGAATTAGGTTGCCGACTCAGAGTTGAG AATGACTATGTTCAATCAGATCAACAGGCTTTCTACTATTTAGAGAAGGCAGTCGACCAG TTGCATCCAGGTGCTCTTTACCTCTTAGGTGCTGTCTATTTGACTGGAGATTGTGTGAAGAAAGATGTTGCATCTGCTATATGGTGTTTCCATAGGGCTTCTGAGAGG GGTCATGCTGGAGCCGCCATAGCGTATGGGTCCCTGCTTCTTAGAGGCAAGATGCCCTTGTTCTTTTTCAGCCTTGTGCTTTGA
- the LOC140008406 gene encoding probable ethanolamine kinase isoform X2 produces MGAVNIWNAIEVAESHTSDIPSSSLTIDHSLPPSDMKPRIVELCKDLFKKWSNLDESHFSVERVSGGITNLLLKVSVVEKNGNIVNITVRLYGPNTEYVINRERELQAIPYLSAAGFGAKLLGIFANGMVQSFIDARTLAPPDMREPKLAAEIAKQLRKFHQVDIPGSKEPQLWNDIFKFYGKASNLNFDDFEEQKKYETISFKEIISEIIELKELTGCLDAPVVYAHNDLLSGNLMLNDDEERLYIIDFEYGSYSYRGFDIGNHFNEYAGYDCDYSLCPNKDEQHHFFRHYLDPERPEEEVNCDGCQMPIAGR; encoded by the exons ATGGGGGCAGTCAATATCTGGAACGCCATCGAAGTTGCAGAGAGCCATACCTCTGACATTCCGTCGTCTTCCCTCACCATCGACCACTCCCTACCGCCTTCCGATATGAAGCCGCGGATCGT AGAGCTGTGCAAGGACCTGTTCAAGAAGTGGTCTAATTTGGACGAGTCTCACTTCTCTGTTGAGAGAGTTTCCGGTGGCATAACAAATCTAT TGCTAAAGGTTTCTGTTGTGGAAAAAAACGGGAATATTGTCAATATTACAGTAAGGTTGTATGGTCCTAATACTGAGTACGTCATCAATCGTGAAAGGGAACTACAG GCTATCCCATACCTTTCAGCAGCAGGATTTGGTGCAAAGTTACTTGGAATATTTGCGAATGGAATGGTGCAGTCATTTATTGATGCACGAACTCTGGCTCCACCTG ACATGAGAGAGCCAAAGCTAGCAGCTGAAATTGCTAAACAACTTCGTAAGTTTCATCAGGTGGATATACCAGGTTCTAAAGAACCTCAACTGTGGAATGACATCTTCAAATTCTATGGAAAAG CGTCAAACCTCAACTTTGATGATTTTGAGGAGCAGAAGAAGTATGAAACAATTtcatttaaagaaataattagTGAAATCATTGAGCTCAAG GAATTGACTGGATGTCTTGATGCCCCAGTAGTCTATGCTCATAATGACTTGCTTTCAGGAAATTTGATGCTTAATGATGATGAAG AAAGACTCTACATCATTGATTTTGAGTATGGATCATATAGTTACAGAGGTTTTGACATTGGGAATCACTTTAACGAATATGCTGGCTATGATTGTGACTACAGCTT GTGCCCAAACAAGGATGAACAACATCATTTCTTCAGACACTATTTAGACCCTGAAAGACCAGAGGAG GAAGTTAACTGTGATGGCTGTCAAATGCCAATTGCAGGGAGATGA
- the LOC140008406 gene encoding probable ethanolamine kinase isoform X1, with protein sequence MGAVNIWNAIEVAESHTSDIPSSSLTIDHSLPPSDMKPRIVELCKDLFKKWSNLDESHFSVERVSGGITNLLLKVSVVEKNGNIVNITVRLYGPNTEYVINRERELQAIPYLSAAGFGAKLLGIFANGMVQSFIDARTLAPPDMREPKLAAEIAKQLRKFHQVDIPGSKEPQLWNDIFKFYGKASNLNFDDFEEQKKYETISFKEIISEIIELKELTGCLDAPVVYAHNDLLSGNLMLNDDEERLYIIDFEYGSYSYRGFDIGNHFNEYAGYDCDYSLCPNKDEQHHFFRHYLDPERPEEVSDKDLEALYIETNMYMLASHLYWALWALIQAKMSPIDFDYLGYFFLRYGEFRRQKETCFSLAKAYLSRSHTR encoded by the exons ATGGGGGCAGTCAATATCTGGAACGCCATCGAAGTTGCAGAGAGCCATACCTCTGACATTCCGTCGTCTTCCCTCACCATCGACCACTCCCTACCGCCTTCCGATATGAAGCCGCGGATCGT AGAGCTGTGCAAGGACCTGTTCAAGAAGTGGTCTAATTTGGACGAGTCTCACTTCTCTGTTGAGAGAGTTTCCGGTGGCATAACAAATCTAT TGCTAAAGGTTTCTGTTGTGGAAAAAAACGGGAATATTGTCAATATTACAGTAAGGTTGTATGGTCCTAATACTGAGTACGTCATCAATCGTGAAAGGGAACTACAG GCTATCCCATACCTTTCAGCAGCAGGATTTGGTGCAAAGTTACTTGGAATATTTGCGAATGGAATGGTGCAGTCATTTATTGATGCACGAACTCTGGCTCCACCTG ACATGAGAGAGCCAAAGCTAGCAGCTGAAATTGCTAAACAACTTCGTAAGTTTCATCAGGTGGATATACCAGGTTCTAAAGAACCTCAACTGTGGAATGACATCTTCAAATTCTATGGAAAAG CGTCAAACCTCAACTTTGATGATTTTGAGGAGCAGAAGAAGTATGAAACAATTtcatttaaagaaataattagTGAAATCATTGAGCTCAAG GAATTGACTGGATGTCTTGATGCCCCAGTAGTCTATGCTCATAATGACTTGCTTTCAGGAAATTTGATGCTTAATGATGATGAAG AAAGACTCTACATCATTGATTTTGAGTATGGATCATATAGTTACAGAGGTTTTGACATTGGGAATCACTTTAACGAATATGCTGGCTATGATTGTGACTACAGCTT GTGCCCAAACAAGGATGAACAACATCATTTCTTCAGACACTATTTAGACCCTGAAAGACCAGAGGAG GTATCTGACAAAGATTTGGAAGCTCTTTATATCGAGACAAATATGTACATGTTAGCATCACACTTGTATTGGGCGTTATGGGCTTTAATCCAG GCAAAAATGTCTCCAATTGATTTCGACTATCTTGGTTATTTTTTCTTGCGGTATGGCGAGTTCAGAAGGCAGAAAGAAACCTGTTTCTCATTGGCAAAAGCATACTTGTCAAGATCTCACACACGGTGA
- the LOC140008407 gene encoding ras-related protein RABB1c-like has protein sequence MSYDYLFKYIVIGDAGVGKSCLLKQFTSKRFEQGHDPTMGAEFGTRIIRADKKKTKLHVWGTAGQEKFRSITQSFYRGAAGAVLVYDVTSRESFAHLASWLKDLKELANKNMTIMLIGNKSDLDGSRAVSTEEGSEFAQKHGLIFIECSARTAQNVEEAFVSTAIAIHKTVQGGDSEGLEDRGIRVRHRSISGLGDWAASQRGSCCN, from the coding sequence ATGTCGTACGATTATCTCTTCAAATACATTGTAATAGGAGATGCCGGAGTTGGTAAATCGTGCCTTCTTAAGCAGTTCACCAGCAAACGATTTGAACAGGGGCACGATCCGACCATGGGTGCTGAGTTTGGAACTAGAATCATCAGAGCGgacaagaagaaaacaaaacttcACGTGTGGGGCACGGCAGGCCAGGAGAAGTTCAGGTCAATAACGCAGAGTTTCTACAGAGGTGCTGCTGGGGCAGTCCTAGTTTATGATGTCACGAGCAGGGAAAGTTTTGCTCATCTTGCTTCTTGGTTGAAGGACCTCAAGGAACTTGCTAACAAAAACATGACCATAATGCTGATAGGCAACAAGTCTGACTTGGATGGCAGTAGGGCCGTCAGCACCGAAGAAGGCTCAGAATTTGCCCAGAAGCATGGTTTAATATTCATCGAGTGCTCAGCAAGGACTGCTCAAAATGTTGAAGAAGCGTTCGTAAGCACAGCCATAGCGATACATAAGACCGTCCAAGGTGGAGATTCTGAGGGGTTAGAAGATCGAGGCATAAGAGTTCGACATAGAAGCATATCAGGACTAGGAGACTGGGCGGCTTCTCAAAGAGGATCTTgttgtaattaa
- the LOC140008408 gene encoding F-box/kelch-repeat protein At1g55270-like has protein sequence MDRMLQPPLVDTTACLCRVDAGLKTVAGAKKYVPGTKLCLQPDIKPSIHPTRQKPPRDKNRSQSPLLPGLPDDLAIACLIRVPRIEHRKLRLVCKRWYRLLAGNFFYSLRKNLGIAEEWIYIMKRDRDGKISWHAFDPMYQLWQPLPPVPKEYSEALGFGCAVLSGCHLYLFGGKDPVKGSMRRVIFYSARTNKWHRAPDMLQRRHFFGSCVINNCLYVAGGENDGIHRSLRSAEVYDPNKNRWSIICEMSTAMVPFIGVVYEGKWFLKGLGSHRQVLSELYQPETDRWYPVYDGMVAGWRNPSTSMNGHLYALECKDGCKLRVYDEATDSWSKHIDSKMHLGNSKALEAAALLPLNGKLCIIRNNMSISVVDVSKSDDSRSGAPAEHLWETISGKGQLKTLVTNFLSGLAGRNRVKHHIVHCQVLQA, from the exons ATGGATAGGATGCTTCAGCCTCCCCTG GTTGATACAACAGCGTGTCTTTGTCGAGTTGATGCGGGCCTCAAAACTGTTGCAGGAGCTAAAAAGTATGTTCCTGGAACAAAGCTCTGTCTTCAACCTGACATCAAACCTTCCATTCACCCTACTAGACAGAAACCACCACGAGACAAAAATCGTAGCCAATCCCCGTTATTGCCAGGACTTCCAGATGATCTTGCCATTGCATGCTTAATTCGGGTCCCAAGAATTGAACATCGCAAACTCCGATTAGTCTGCAAGAGATGGTATCGTCTTCTGGCTGGTAACTTCTTCTATTCTCTTCGGAAAAATCTAGGGATTGCAGAAGAATGGATATACATTATGAAGAGAGATCGAGATGGTAAAATATCATGGCATGCTTTTGATCCTATGTATCAGCTGTGGCAACCTCTTCCACCTGTTCCTAAAGAATATTCAGAAGCCCTTGGGTTTGGATGTGCTGTACTCAGTGGCTGTCACCTGTACCTATTTGGTGGTAAAGACCCGGTGAAGGGATCAATGAGAAGAGTCATCTTTTATAGTGCAAGAACAAATAAATGGCACCGGGCACCAGATATGCTTCAAAGGCGGCATTTCTTTGGCTCTTGTGTTATAAATAACTGTTTATATGTAGCTGGTGGAGAAAATGACGGGATTCATCGGTCACTTAGATCAGCTGAAGTTTATGATCCCAACAAGAACAGATGGTCCATTATTTGTGAGATGAGTACAGCAATGGTGCCCTtcattggtgttgtttatgagGGCAAGTGGTTCTTGAAGGGGCTAGGATCTCATCGACAGGTTCTTAGTGAGCTCTACCAACCCGAAACTGACAGGTGGTACCCTGTGTATGATGGAATGGTAGCAGGCTGGAGGAACCCTAGCACTTCAATGAATGGGCATCTGTATGCATTGGAGTGTAAGGATGGCTGCAAACTTAGGGTATATGATGAAGCAACTGATTCTTGGAGCAAGCACATAGATAGTAAGATGCATTTGGGTAATTCCAAAGCTTTGGAGGCAGCTGCACTCCTCCCTCTGAATGGAAAGTTGTGCATCATCCGGAACAACATGAGTATTTCTGTGGTTGATGTTTCCAAATCTGATGACAGTAGGAGTGGAGCCCCAGCGGAACATTTATGGGAAACTATTTCGGGAAAAGGGCAGTTGAAGACTTTGGTTACAAATTTCTTGTCAGGCCTTGCAGGTAGGAATCGTGTTAAACATCATATAGTTCATTGCCAGGTTCTTCAGGCTTGA